The Terriglobus roseus sequence TTTGCCCGTGTTGTTCTCAAGTCAAGGGAATGTGACGCGCTGGTTTCCGCCGTTGTGGTTCCTTGCTGCGTATGAGGTCTGCGTGGGAGGCGCGGCAGCGACACCGTACGCGCATCTGCTGGCGCGCCAGGCATTCCTGTACCTTCCCATCCTGCTTGCGTGCGCGGTCGCTTTGTATCCCACGGCGTGGGTACGAAGGCAGCGCATGGCGCTGGAGGGGACGCGCAGCGCGACGTTGCGCGATGGAGCCGTATGGGCCGGCGTGGTGCATCGGACTGTGTTGCGCACGGCGGACGGACGCGCCGTCTTTCACTTCATGCGGCAGACGCTGGCCCGGCTGAGTCGCTATCACGTAGGCCTGGCGGCGTATGCGGGCACGGGCATAGCGCTTAGCCTGACCGCTGCTGTGAAGGTGGAAGTGCGTGGCGGTAGCCTGCACGTCGGCCTGATCGAAACAGGTGCGCAAGCGGTGATGCCATTGCTGTTGTTCTGGCTGGTGGCGGGTCTGCGAACGGCGTTTTCGCTCCAGGCAGATATGGGCGCGCGGTGGGTCTTTCGGCTCGCGGGACTTGAGACGCGGCGTGTGATTACCACGGCGAAGCTGTTTGTGTTCAGCGGCTGCTGTGCCCTGATCGCGCTGGTCGTGCTGACACTCGCAGGCTGCGGCTGGCGTGGTGTGGACCTGGCGCTGCAGGGGGTCTACGGTTTGCTGTGCGCTGTGCTGTTGACGGACCTCTTCTTCTACCTGGAGGCGCATGTGCCATTCACGCGTCCGCCGCTGCCGGGCCGGACCAGTCTGCCGATGACACTCGCGGTCTACATTTTCGGTGTGCCCGTGTTGCTGCTGCTGATGGTGACACTGGAACGCTGGACCGGCCATCATGCGCTACGTGTTCTGGAAGCCGTTGGCGGAATCACCGGAGTGCATGCGTTGATGCACTGGTTGCGTGGTCTGCCTTCACATCCCGCTTCCGCGGATGTTTTTCTGGATGAGTTGACGGAGGAGATCCAGACACTCGGCCTGAGCGGGTAGGCTTGGTCGGGAGAGGCGTAGCGCAGCCGAAGAGCGCGCCCCTATACTCTCCGCATGATCGTTCTCTCCGTGCTGTATCCGAAGACTGCCGGCGCTCGTTTCGACTACGAGTACTACCTGAACAAGCACATGCCGCTGGCGAGCGCGCGTTTCAGTAGTATGACGAAGTCTACGGTGATGCGTGGCGTGTCTGCTCCTGACGGCAGCGCACCTGCTTATGAGGTCCTTACGTTGCTTGAGTTTCCGTCCGCGGAAGCGCTCGCTGCTGACATGGAAGCGCATGGTGCCGATGTGACTGGTGACGTTCGGAATGCAACGGACATTCAGCCGTTGCTGCAGATCAATGAAGTGCTGGAGCAGGGGCCTGCCGGGATCGATCTCTAAGGCCGGAGGACCGCAAGCGGGTGCCTCTATTCCTGTGTGTTGTTTGCGCAGGAATGGGCTTGATGCGCAGGGTGCTGACGAGCGTTTTGCGAACCCACTCATGACGATGGTGCCGTCATGAATGGGGCGCCCGGTTTCGTTGGTAGACGGAGCTACCTCATTTCGCCGCCGGTGTAGTAGCCGTCGCGTGCCTGCAGGATGACCTTCTTCTGTTTGGGCGTGTCGACAATGAGCTTGTGATATCCCGGCTCGTTGTTGCCGGGCGAGAAGCCCAGGCGGTATTGGCTGCGTAGCTCTTCGGCGATCTGCCGGTAGATCTCGGTCAGCGGCAGCTTTTTGGATACCTCGTAGACACGACCACCGGTCTCGTCGGCCATCCGCTCCAGAATTTTCTTGCCGTCGACTCTACGTTCGCCGCCGCCACCGCCACCGGTGCGTCCACCGCCGCCGGGGAAGCCACCGCCGCCACGTCCGCCACCACCCATGCCGGGGATGTGGCCAGGGAATCCGCCACCACCGCCGCCGTGGTCTTCTTCACCCTTGTAATAGATTGCGTAGATCGTCGCATCCGTACGCTGCGCAGCCTCGATGGCGTCGGTCAGGGACTCCTTGCTGCCGCGATCGTCGCCGTCCGTCAGCAGGATGATCGCTTTGCGTGAAGGGCCGCTCGTGACAGTCGATTTGGCCGAAGCGTCGCTGCCTGCGACCGCTTTGCTCTCGGCCGGTGCGGTGGGCGCCTTCTTCAGCACCTCGTTCGAGGAGAGATAGACTGCGTCGTACAGGACGGTGCCACCACCGCGGCTGGAGCCGCCACCTTGCCCTCCGCGGCCACCCCGCCTGCCGCCGTACCCACCATTGTTGCCACTGCCGGTGTCATTCGGATCGTTGCTATTTCCGCTGTCGTTTGGATCGCCGTTACGGAAGCTGGGCCGGCTGTCCGTGTCGGCCTCGATCTTCTGCAGGCCTGCCTGCAGCCTGGGCAGGGACGGCGTCACGTCCGCCAGCAGGTCGGCCGACTTGCCAAACTGCACCACGAAGGCGCGGTCGCGGCCGGGTGTCAGCATGCCGTCGAGAAACGCTGACGATGCCGTGCGCTCCGAATCCAGGACCGTACGCTGGCTGCCACTGACGTCGACCAGGAGGCCCACCGTCAGCGGCAGGTCATCTTCGCGGTCGAAGTAGCGGATGGACTGCGGCTTGCCGTCGACGGTCAGCGTGAAGTCATCCTTTGCCAGCGTGCGGATGAAGTGGTCCTTGTTGTCGCGCACGGTGACGGGTACAACCACCAGCCGTGCATCGACCTTTAGCGTGGTGGTCTGCGAAGCGGGGTCAGCCTGCGTTGCCGATTGGGCGAGCGCATGGGGCAGGGTTGCGGCGGCACACAGCAGCACGCTCAAGGCGGAGGAAGGACTGCAGAATCGCATAGCTGATTGGACGGTATGGGTGTCCCGGAGTCTACGTCGCCAACGGAAATGACGCGGAAAGACAACAGCCTAAGGCCCTGACGCGATACCATCGCCGAATGATCCCAGTACAGCCCAGGTCCCACACAAGCGGTCTGCAGCGCGGCATGGGCACCGCCGGAGCGCTGGGCGCGAATGTGATCGACATGGTCGGCGTCGGACCGTTCATTACGTTACCGCTGATCGTTGGCGTCATGGGAGGCCCACAGGCCATGCTGGGCTGGTTGCTGGGTGCATTGCTGTCCATGGCGGATGGCTGCACATGGAGTGAACTCGGCACAGCGCATCCCGAAGCCGGCGGGTCGTATGCGTACCTGAAGCACAGTTTTTCGCCGCGATGGGGCCGTGCGTTCTCGTTCCTGTATGCGTGGCAACTATTGTTTTCTGCGCCACTCTCCATCGCTTCGGGCTGCATTGGATTCGCGCAGTATGCCAGCTGGTTTCTGCCGGGCGCGACGCATACCGTGCAGACACTCATTGCGATCGCCGCCTGCGTCGCGTGCACCGCCCTGCTATTTCAGCCGGTGCGCAAGGTGAGTGAAGCGACGAAGGCACTGGGCATCGTGGTGCTGCTGACGCTTGTGGCTGTCATCGTCATCGGATTCACGCACTTTTCCCCAAAGCTCGCACTATCGTTTCCGCCGGGAGCATTTCACCTGGGTCATGCTTTCTTTCTTGGACTCGGTGGCGGCCTGTTGATCTCGGCCTATGACTACTGGGGCTACTACAACGTCTGCTTCCTGGGGGCAGAGGTGCGCGACCCCGCGAGGACGATTCCGCGGGCGGTGCTTGGCTCCATCGCCATCGTGGGAACGCTGTACCTGTTGATGAATACGGCTGTGCTGGGCGTGCTGCCCTGGCAGTCTTTGATCCATGAGGACGCGGGCGCACGGCAGTACACCATCGCCATCTTCACGCAGACGGCCTTCGCCTCGCATGCCTGGTCACACACGGCTGCCAGCGGTGCCGTGGTGTTAATTGCCGTGGCATCGCTTGCATCGGTTTTCGCGTTGCTGCTGGGCTATTCGCGCATCCCGTATGCGGCGGCAGAGGATGGTAACTTTCCTGCGATCTTCGCGCGTCTGCACCCGAAGCATCGCGTGCCCACAGTTGCTCTGTTGACGCTGTGCGGTGTCACGCTGGTGTGCTGCCTCTTTCGTTTGCAGGAGGTGATCGCATCGCTGGTGGTGGTTCGCATCGTCTTTCAGTTCCTGCTGCAGGGCGTTGCCGTGATGATGCCGAAGCACCGTGCGGAGCGGAGGCAACGCGGCCGCTTCCGCATGCCGCTTTACCCGCTGCCCACGCTGCTGGCGATGTGCGGCTTCGTCTACATCCTGCTGTCACGCCCACGCCTGCTGGTGGAACTGCGGCCCGTGGCATTCGTGCTCCTGAGTGGCCTTGCGGTCTATGGCGTGCGAGAAGTCCTGTCGCGTCGTGCACAGCCGGTAGACTAGGCCGATGAATGCGTTGCTCGATGTTGGCGCGGGTGCTGCTGCTTTGGGGCTGCTGGCCGGCGGCTATGCCTATGCGGCGAACTGGCCGACGTCACAGATCTTCGGCAGAACACTGATCGCTGGTCGCGACGGTGCTGATGGCCTCCATCGCGTCGCGCTGACCTATGACGACGGCCCCAGCCCGCGCAACACGCCGGCACTGCTTGACCTGCTGGCAGACCATCATGTACATGCGACGTTCTTCCTCATCGGCGAACATGTGCGCAAGCATCCGGATCTGGCCCGCCGAGTCGTTGCGGGCGGACACGTCATCGGCAATCACACGGCGATGCATCCCAACCTTCGCAAGAAGTACGATGCGCGTGTGCGCGGAGAGTTGGCGACCTGCCAGAAGACGATCGAGGACACGCTTGGCATCACGCCGGTGCTCTTCCGTCCTCCGTATGGCGCGCGACGCCCCGGCGTTCTGCGAATTGCACAATCGTTGGGACTGACACCGGTGATGTGGAATGTGACCGCGCACGATTGGGATCCGATTGGATCGGACGCGATCCTGGCGCGGATCGACAAGGGAATGCGTGCGAATGGGAAGCGCGGTGTTGCCTCCAATATCCTGCTGCACGACGCCTCACACCTTGACGGCATCGAACCTGCGTCGCGTGTCGATACCATCACGGTGACTCGCACGCTGCTACGGCGCAAAGGGCTTCACTTTGTGACGCCGCTGGACTGGCTTGAGGACTTCCGCAAGCACTAGAAGGACGTGTAGGTCTCCTTCACGCCGATCTGCGTGAACACCACAACCACCAGGATCGTAATTGCCAGGGCGATGGTGGCAGAGATGGCACATGTCTTCATGCGCTTGCGCAGCGCGCCGTAGCCCAGCAGTGCTGCGTATACGAGCACAACAGCAATCAGCCAGTCGAAGTCATAGGTGCGGGTGTACAGCTCCGTGTGCGCCGTCACGCGCGAGATCCGCAGCGCCGGTACTGCAGCGCCCAACATGAAACCGCCAAGCGCCGCTACAAACAGCAGCAAGGTCTGCCCTAGAACTGCAAGTGCCGTTCTCATCGTGTCTCCTTCGTAGTAGCCACCGCAGTCGACTCAAATGCGCGGAAGCGCTTTTCCAGTTCCCACTGCTGTTGTGCCTTGTCACTTGTCTTCAGGAAATCCGCGCATGCGGCGGAGGGCGCATCGCCCTTGCTGGTGATGCACTCGTGCCGCATCGCAGCGAATTTGTCGCGCGCTGCCCACAGGCTGTCGCCGGGAAGGAACGAGTGTTCCAACGAAGCTCGTGCGGAAGACTTCAGCTGAGCGTACGTCAGGCCCTGTTCCATCACGGCTCGCACATACTCGTGGGTTAGATCGATGCGCGACACGCCTTCATCATCTGTCGAAAGTGCAAACGGCACGCCTGCACCGATGTAGCTCTGTAGCGAATGATCCTTGCCTCTCACGCCCAGGATCACATCGTTCGAAGTCAGGTTGATCTCAACCATTACGTGCTTCGCGGCCATGTCTTTCAGCAGCGCGTCCGCGCCGTCCTCGAACATGACGTCAACGCCATGTCCAATGCGCTCGGCGCCGGCCTTCTCGACCGCATCGTGGATGTGAAACCGGAGACCATCCGGCGGCACCATCCCCGGACCAAGCTCGCCGGCGTGCAGCGACAGGTGCACCTTGGGGTAGGTCGCATGCAGATACTGCAGCATCGTCATCTGGTTGTCGTACTGCGACATCGCCAGGAAGGCGTCCTCCGGTTGCACGAAGTTGATGCCAACCACGCGCGGGTCGACGCTTGCGACCTCGTAGCCAAGCAGCGTCTGCGCAAAAACGCGCTCCGGCGGAGCGGATCGCAGGATCTGGTAGATGTAGCGCACCTGCACCCTGCATGCAGGCTTTGCTTCCGGCGTGCCGCAGTGCTCACGCGCGTTGCGTGTCGCTTCGAGAGCGTCAATCTCTGCGCGATCTGTAGCGATGTTGTCCCGCAGCCCACCGGCGAGCAGCGCATCGCGCATCTTTGCAGGATCGCCATCCCAGTGCTGCTGCGCTGCAAGGCGTATCGCCATGCCAAAGTCCGGCGTGTTCATCAGTTCGAGATACTGCTCGTTCTGCGAGGCAGCACGGGTGGCGACTTCATCCACCCACTCACCCTGGTGGCTCTTCGCAATGCCGCCGAAACGGGCAAAGGTCGCGAAGAACTGATCGTGGCCGCTCCAGCCCGCACTTGGGACGAAGGAGCGCATGCTGAAGCTGTCGACCAGCCTGTCGTAAAGCCCCTGGTCGCGGAAGGCGGTTGCAGCAGGCTGCGTGCCCTCAACGCATACGGGCTGTGGCGGCAGGCTCTTCGTAAGGCCGCGGTTGGGCAGTAGCACGCCCTTGATCGGGTCCACGCAAAGATTGTCTGCCGCGGCGTTCTGCAAAAAGGTCTCCGCATAGACGGCACCTGACAGGTGTACATGCAAGTCGCCGCCCTTGGGCATGCTGACCAGCAGTGCGCGCAGCGCAGCGGGGTTCGATCGAAGTCTCTCAATCTTTGCAGCCATCCGCGCTTCACTGCTGCCAGCGGCAGCCTGTGCGGATGCACCCATCGAGGCAGTAGCCGTCGCGCCCAGTAGCGCAACACGGAAGACTTTCTTCCACGAAACCATTCGGATCTAACCTCATGAAGCG is a genomic window containing:
- a CDS encoding VWA domain-containing protein, producing MRFCSPSSALSVLLCAAATLPHALAQSATQADPASQTTTLKVDARLVVVPVTVRDNKDHFIRTLAKDDFTLTVDGKPQSIRYFDREDDLPLTVGLLVDVSGSQRTVLDSERTASSAFLDGMLTPGRDRAFVVQFGKSADLLADVTPSLPRLQAGLQKIEADTDSRPSFRNGDPNDSGNSNDPNDTGSGNNGGYGGRRGGRGGQGGGSSRGGGTVLYDAVYLSSNEVLKKAPTAPAESKAVAGSDASAKSTVTSGPSRKAIILLTDGDDRGSKESLTDAIEAAQRTDATIYAIYYKGEEDHGGGGGGFPGHIPGMGGGGRGGGGFPGGGGRTGGGGGGERRVDGKKILERMADETGGRVYEVSKKLPLTEIYRQIAEELRSQYRLGFSPGNNEPGYHKLIVDTPKQKKVILQARDGYYTGGEMR
- a CDS encoding APC family permease, whose product is MIPVQPRSHTSGLQRGMGTAGALGANVIDMVGVGPFITLPLIVGVMGGPQAMLGWLLGALLSMADGCTWSELGTAHPEAGGSYAYLKHSFSPRWGRAFSFLYAWQLLFSAPLSIASGCIGFAQYASWFLPGATHTVQTLIAIAACVACTALLFQPVRKVSEATKALGIVVLLTLVAVIVIGFTHFSPKLALSFPPGAFHLGHAFFLGLGGGLLISAYDYWGYYNVCFLGAEVRDPARTIPRAVLGSIAIVGTLYLLMNTAVLGVLPWQSLIHEDAGARQYTIAIFTQTAFASHAWSHTAASGAVVLIAVASLASVFALLLGYSRIPYAAAEDGNFPAIFARLHPKHRVPTVALLTLCGVTLVCCLFRLQEVIASLVVVRIVFQFLLQGVAVMMPKHRAERRQRGRFRMPLYPLPTLLAMCGFVYILLSRPRLLVELRPVAFVLLSGLAVYGVREVLSRRAQPVD
- a CDS encoding adenosine deaminase family protein; this encodes MVSWKKVFRVALLGATATASMGASAQAAAGSSEARMAAKIERLRSNPAALRALLVSMPKGGDLHVHLSGAVYAETFLQNAAADNLCVDPIKGVLLPNRGLTKSLPPQPVCVEGTQPAATAFRDQGLYDRLVDSFSMRSFVPSAGWSGHDQFFATFARFGGIAKSHQGEWVDEVATRAASQNEQYLELMNTPDFGMAIRLAAQQHWDGDPAKMRDALLAGGLRDNIATDRAEIDALEATRNAREHCGTPEAKPACRVQVRYIYQILRSAPPERVFAQTLLGYEVASVDPRVVGINFVQPEDAFLAMSQYDNQMTMLQYLHATYPKVHLSLHAGELGPGMVPPDGLRFHIHDAVEKAGAERIGHGVDVMFEDGADALLKDMAAKHVMVEINLTSNDVILGVRGKDHSLQSYIGAGVPFALSTDDEGVSRIDLTHEYVRAVMEQGLTYAQLKSSARASLEHSFLPGDSLWAARDKFAAMRHECITSKGDAPSAACADFLKTSDKAQQQWELEKRFRAFESTAVATTKETR
- a CDS encoding polysaccharide deacetylase family protein, encoding MNALLDVGAGAAALGLLAGGYAYAANWPTSQIFGRTLIAGRDGADGLHRVALTYDDGPSPRNTPALLDLLADHHVHATFFLIGEHVRKHPDLARRVVAGGHVIGNHTAMHPNLRKKYDARVRGELATCQKTIEDTLGITPVLFRPPYGARRPGVLRIAQSLGLTPVMWNVTAHDWDPIGSDAILARIDKGMRANGKRGVASNILLHDASHLDGIEPASRVDTITVTRTLLRRKGLHFVTPLDWLEDFRKH
- a CDS encoding EthD family reductase — translated: MIVLSVLYPKTAGARFDYEYYLNKHMPLASARFSSMTKSTVMRGVSAPDGSAPAYEVLTLLEFPSAEALAADMEAHGADVTGDVRNATDIQPLLQINEVLEQGPAGIDL